In Onychostoma macrolepis isolate SWU-2019 chromosome 17, ASM1243209v1, whole genome shotgun sequence, the DNA window tttttgtttactatgAATGAGAATCCTGCACCACGTGTCAGGGTGTcattgtatctttttttttttctcagtttacAACTGTTAATTATTCTGTTGTATTGAGCGTTGACTAATGCATGCTATATGCAAATGGAACAGTTTGTTATTCTGCTGGATCAGTTTTTTTTGTCCTGGTGGTTGGTAGATTTCTGTTCCACACTCTGTCCAGCATTATAACATTGTGTGTGTCACTGCTGGTCAATCTCAACAGCACTAGAGAAGGTGAGCACAACTGCAGGCTGGTAAAAGACACAGATTAAATGACAACATACTCTTGAATTATAAACTTTAATTTGCGTTAATCAACTGCAAATACGCTTCAAAACCGACTTATGCCAATGAAAACCACATTACCAACACTGACAGAACTGCATCAGATTTTCAGTGAGACATTTATGTGTGACAGTAGCGGTGATAAATGCAATATGCTTCTGTTCTGTTTGTTTCACTAGTACTGCCTGTAAAATCAATCTGTCTGAGCAGAGAAAGGAGTTTTCTGCTCGGAAACGTAAAGCAGCATCTCCAGAAGCCAGGTGTGTGTCTATGAAGAAATGCAGATCCATGCATCATCTCCCTGAAGTCAGTGGTGGAGCATTGACTTCTGACCCCGAGTAAGTATCGTTGTGTTTCTGATGGaaacatttgttcatttttctggattttaatCCCTTCTCAAGCTCTCCCTAGTTTGGCTGGAGGTGCATAAATTACATGCATGTCTGAAATAAAAAGGTTGGTGCTCTTGAGGCTCCAGATCATCAAATCACATAATTCGGTggaaaattaatagaaatgatgattctgacTAAAGAAATTTGAAGTAAATGTGAAAACAGCAATGTTTTGTCTAAATATGCACATTTTTGGACTAAACGTCCTCATGGATGTTGTTCAGTGAACTTCTGTGAACTAGAGCAGACGTGATTGAATACGGATTTGtctcattattcaaaatatcaataattacAGATAAATTAATTTGTACTCCTGacataaattatgaaaatactgTCACTGAAACTGTTTTATCATACACAGCGGTCTCATATCGATGCTGGAGTCTTAAATCTTTATAATGATACACACTTTGTgaagttcaaataaaaatgtcatgtacAGCATGCAATGAATTTATGTGCCTGTAATCTTAGGTCGCTGGTGGCATTATACTGTTTAGAGTCGCAGCCTCTGCCCTATTTCATCTCTCTGTTTCTGCAGATTGAAGAGAGATGATATGATTAGATCAGTGATGCGACGTCAGACCCTCATCAGGCAAAGAGTCAAAGACCAACACAAATCCAGCATGAAGAGGAGGTATGAGAGCTTATTTGAGGGAATCAAACCAGAAGGGAATCAAACCCTCCTGAACAGGATCTACACGCAGCTCTACATCATAGAGGGAGAGAGTGAAGGAGTGAACGAAGAACATGaggttttacagatggagaaaagACCCAGAACACCAGACACTCCAATCTACTGCAATGACATCTTTAAACCTATACATGAACCAGGACCTGAGGAGcaaagaaaacagaagaaaGACCAAATCAAGTCTGTTCTGACTaaaggcatcgctggaattgGAAAAAccgtctctgtgcagaagttcattcTGGACTGGACCGAGGGAAAAGCCAATCAGGATGTAGATTTTATGTTTGTGCTTCCATTTCGAGAACTGAACTTGATTAAAGATCATCAGTACAGTCTTCACAGACTTCTGCTGGACTTTCATCCTGAACTTCAAGATCTGGACTCAAAGATTTATGAGGAGTGTAAAGttgtgttcatctttgatggtctggatgaaagcAGAATCACACTGATgtttacagacagacagaaagtcTGTGATGTGAATGAGTCTTCATCAGTGGGTGTGTTGATGTCAAACCTCATCAGAGGAGAgctgcttccctctgctctcatctggatcacctccagaccagcagcagccaatcagatccccTCAGAATACATCAACCGTGTGACAGAAATTCAGGGATTCAATGAGCATCAGAAGGAGGAatatttcaggaagagaatcCGTGACGAGCATCAAGCCAGcagaatcatctcacacattAGAAGATCAAGAAGCCTCCACATCATGTGTCACATCCCCgtcttctgctggatctcagccACTGTGCTTCAGAACCTCCTGAAACAAGATAGCAGTGCAGAAATCCCtcaaactctgactgaaatgtaCATCCACTTCCTGCTGACTCAGATCAACATGAGGAATCAGAAGTATGATAGGAGAAAACCAAAGAAACTTCTGAAGTCTAACAGAGATGTGATTTTGAAACTTGCTGAGTTGgctttcaaacagctgatgaagggCAATGTGATGTTCTATGAGGAGGACCTAATTGAGAGCGGCATAGACGTCACTGACGCTGCGGTGTATTCTGGGATTTGCACCGAGATCTTCAGAGAGGAATCTGTGATTCATCAGAGAAAAGTCTACTGCTTCATTCATCTGAGCTTTCAGGAGTTTTTAGCTGCTTTCTTTGTATTTTACTCACATTTACTCAGGAATAAGGAATCACTGAGGTTGTTTCTGTATGAAGGATATAAGTGGAAAAAATCTCTGTATGATCTACTAAAAGCAGCAGTTGATAAATCCTTACAGAGTATTAATGGAAATCTGGATCTTTTCCTGCGGTTCCTGCTGGGCGTCTCACTGGAGTCCAATCAGAGACTCTTACAGGATTtactgacagagacagacaccAACATCTCAGAGACCATCAAGAGAGTCACACAATACATTAAAGACAAAATCAAGGGTGATGTACGTCTCTCAGCAAACAGATGCATCAATCTGTTTCTCTGTCTGCTGGAAATGAAGGATCAGACTCTGTTCAGAGAGATTCAGGAGTTTGTGAAATCAGGGAATCACTCAGTGAATCGACTCTCTCCCGGTCACTGCTCAACAATCGCCTACTTGCTTCAGATATCAGAGGAGGTGCTGGATGAGTTTGATCTGAAGAAATACAACACATCATGCGAGGGTAGAAGGAGACTGATACCAGCTGTGCTGAACTGCAGAAAAGCTCTGTGAGTATTAATTTGTATGATTTGTTGAGACATGGTAACGTTGAAATTCCTCCAAATCATGACACGGTTTTCTTTgacatgaccatattttagatggaaatcaaaatctgtttaaTGTATACAAAACTGTCTTTcataattattaggcaagtcAGTATtctgattatattttttttcccaagcaCATTCTAACatttccaaaccacatcaaccAAGATGTagctgacttttttcttcagtagaacattaAAGATTTTTTAGCACAGATCAATcgttttgcttcacaagacttTAAAATATCATCAGGAGACACGTGTATTGATTTAGTCTTGCCTGATatgctttgtttttaaagggCATATTGCAGGTTAGAGACCCCAGTGAGTcgatgtatagaaaaataatgtaggaactagattgtctttaaaatatactttaaaatacgcTATTAAGGCTTCTGGAGTCGTTTTTGTGAGAGAATTTTACTTCTGCATCTGAAAACCGTCAAAACTGGAAGTGATGCATCAAAAGGGAGAGCGGTCCATTTAAACCATAGGAAAACAATGGATCGCGATGACAGTTCGGATGCTGTggaaattttaaatgtgtatttacaCTCGTATGACGGACCACAGATAAAATTATGAGCCTGCTATGTGGCCAAGAGAGCAGGAACAGGCCAGGATTAGACAGAACAACGATCAGAGGAGACAAAATCCGAGAGCATCATGTCTTCCGCCGGCGGCCGAACACAGGCTGCCCGGGACCCGATGAAGGTGCTGTATGCACTGAAGAAATCGCACCAAGTCTCACTAGGTTCTTGCTTCAGCATCCCATGTGGAACTCATATCGCCAGGAAGATAATCCTCCGGTGTAAAGTGATCATTaagttaaaggtgctgtatgtaggattttgactctactaaagcataaaaatgccataatatgtttgcagatatttcagaaacatgctaagttaacatacttgtttatctgaaaaacaatgctacagtcagttattctcctttgaaaatgtgcattccggcccggaatggctgtgtttgttatggtttgtaaaacccgcccactgccagtttacccaattgtatttcagcaccccgggttgccagttggcggaaaacacaaCGCATTtctgttggtgtcgttaatctggcaacctgcgtgtgcgtcaagtctgaggaggagaggccgggtgaaaaaaaacatctccaatattttgaatttggactgcaatacctagttcaaagtcaatcctacatacagcacctttaacgTTACACACCAccgcgtttttttttttaagcagatGCATTAGTGAAGTCCCGTCTCTTCAGCTGCACAAACGCACCCAGGCCCGAAATATACCATCCTATTTCTTGTTAGGAAACCTGTGGACTCGATGTCCTGACTGGCTGGAGTTAGTGCAGCCTCCTCAAACACAATAATTTACCATGACTatgataaattgaaataaaaatagctgCCGAAAACACACTGACTCACAACCGCTCAAAGCAGAGCCCAGCAGACGACTCCCTTATGTGACGTAATATGACgcgatgttgaaaaaaaaaacgttttttgaGAACTGTCAAGGAAAGCgtcactttttcttttaaatttgtgCCCTCACgtcttgtaaaacattttcaaatcctACATTAATGGTTGCAGTAGCGTGTTTAGGCACCACGCAATTGTGTGGGGACCCCGCGGAACGCGATTTCTTCGGATGGGAATTCGAGAACCGGCATTTTTTTTGGAGCGGTGCTTAATTAGGTCAGTACCAGACTACTGATAAGTTTGACGACAAACAATACAGTTATCGATACGTGTGTTGTTTTATCTCCGTACTTCTGTGTTAATGGTGAATTAGAAGCTGTTCGCATAAACCGATCTCAAGCTGTCTGCAGTGAGAGGTTTGGCACGACATGCAGCTGCACCGTCTCAGTCTCTGTCCGGCGCgggtaaaataattataatgctgaaggtaaggtacaattcatatttctttattaaataacttataaTTTGAAAACTTTCTGTGAGGCATAATTTTACAAACAGCATGAGTTCTCCGCGAGCTCTCTGTCTTTCCCTCTCAAAATGCGCAAATGACTTCATATCACCACATCATGCACTATAAGCGAGCTGCACACTGCACGATTGACACAGGAATTGTCACAGTTTACATGCATCATCACTAAAGTTTATAATTTGCATTTCTTTAAGTTTAGCCAGTATTTAAACTATTCAGCACTTGTGCGCTCTCCAGTGTGCACTCTCAACAATTGCCCcattgtaaaaaacaaaatacacagcatgatcaaacatttaattacatatttttgagacaaaaaaaaataaatatctaaaaattcccCCCTCACATGATGTTCAAATATGTTGTATTATGGTATGCTGAGgaaatctctctctcacactctctctctctccctttgaAGGgcctttttatttgaaaaatgtgctttatgtgcctttttctgtttgcTTGGAGGCATTTGTAAActgcagtaataaaataacttgaaattttcaacatcattttacatttatttttgcaccAAATTATAGAGTAGTATGGATAACTGTATTGATAAGTATCGTATCAGTATcgataaaatgtaaactataccCTACCCCAGAATCGATCGCAAAATCCACCTAGGGGGGCCCCTCCGGGACCAAAACACTAAACATGCCCCTGAACGGTTCATATGGTATTCATCCaagtttatatattcatttgaaaaaaaaaaaaaacattaacctGCAATATTCACCTGACTCTCcattgttctactgaagaaaaaagtcacctacatcttggatgagaGCGAgtaaattaatagtaaatattcATTTCACTATAAGCCTTATCATTATTAGCTTATTTAACATTAAGTACAAATGCATGAAGTGTAAACCaggaaaggaaaaaaagataattgtcAGCATTGAACACCTTAACGCGATTGTGGAGGTCGCTTGCCGTCCTCTGAAGTTGGCTTGTCGACATACAATATTGAGGTTATCGTGACAGACCTAATGAGCCATGTGCAGAGATTTAGTAAAGTGCAATTGTTGAAGTATAATTTTCTTTTGGTGTAACACCCTCTATGGAAAATTACATTTGAGTTCTATAATGtacttttattttccaaaatatcAA includes these proteins:
- the LOC131523561 gene encoding NLR family CARD domain-containing protein 3-like isoform X2 → MTLYEKKEEDEDIHTHKSASAELGCVSMKSDASAGIRPNLSDGAETSDSDTAPKMGLCEKIEEEDVHTHKTASPEPSCVSMKSDVSMGIPPDLSDGAETSDPHTACKINLSEQRKEFSARKRKAASPEARCVSMKKCRSMHHLPEVSGGALTSDPELKRDDMIRSVMRRQTLIRQRVKDQHKSSMKRRYESLFEGIKPEGNQTLLNRIYTQLYIIEGESEGVNEEHEVLQMEKRPRTPDTPIYCNDIFKPIHEPGPEEQRKQKKDQIKSVLTKGIAGIGKTVSVQKFILDWTEGKANQDVDFMFVLPFRELNLIKDHQYSLHRLLLDFHPELQDLDSKIYEECKVVFIFDGLDESRITLMFTDRQKVCDVNESSSVGVLMSNLIRGELLPSALIWITSRPAAANQIPSEYINRVTEIQGFNEHQKEEYFRKRIRDEHQASRIISHIRRSRSLHIMCHIPVFCWISATVLQNLLKQDSSAEIPQTLTEMYIHFLLTQINMRNQKYDRRKPKKLLKSNRDVILKLAELAFKQLMKGNVMFYEEDLIESGIDVTDAAVYSGICTEIFREESVIHQRKVYCFIHLSFQEFLAAFFVFYSHLLRNKESLRLFLYEGYKWKKSLYDLLKAAVDKSLQSINGNLDLFLRFLLGVSLESNQRLLQDLLTETDTNISETIKRVTQYIKDKIKGDVRLSANRCINLFLCLLEMKDQTLFREIQEFVKSGNHSVNRLSPGHCSTIAYLLQISEEVLDEFDLKKYNTSCEGRRRLIPAVLNCRKALLAGCNLSDQHCKSLSSCLQSSNSSLRDLDLSNNDLRDSGVRLLSVGLKSSHCQLNILRLSICNLTGQCCESLSSSLQSSNSLRELDLSNNDLQDSGVKLLSVGLKSSHCQLLLRLAGCNLTGQCCRSLSSSLQSSNSLRELDLSHNDLQDSGVKLLSNGLKSSHCQLNILRLSGCMVTEEGCCFLASALSSNPSHLRELDLSYNHPGQSLVKLLSDPNYRLDKLNVDRGGEIRITAGLKKYACDLILDLNTANTHLSLSERNRKVSHVEEKQPYPDHPMRFDECLQVLCSESLTGRCYWEAEMSGMVYISVASKGIRRNGKSNECVFGSNENSWTLKCFNNRFTVSHNKTTIIYDSSCSKRVGVYLDWSAGHLSFYSVSDTHTLTRLHAFKTTFTKPLYAGFGVESGSSVFLLPLFPPA
- the LOC131523561 gene encoding NLR family CARD domain-containing protein 3-like isoform X1; the protein is MTLYEKKEEDEDIHTHKSASAELGCVSMKSDASAGIRPNLSDGAETSDSDSTAPKMGLCEKIEEEDVHTHKTASPEPSCVSMKSDVSMGIPPDLSDGAETSDPHTACKINLSEQRKEFSARKRKAASPEARCVSMKKCRSMHHLPEVSGGALTSDPELKRDDMIRSVMRRQTLIRQRVKDQHKSSMKRRYESLFEGIKPEGNQTLLNRIYTQLYIIEGESEGVNEEHEVLQMEKRPRTPDTPIYCNDIFKPIHEPGPEEQRKQKKDQIKSVLTKGIAGIGKTVSVQKFILDWTEGKANQDVDFMFVLPFRELNLIKDHQYSLHRLLLDFHPELQDLDSKIYEECKVVFIFDGLDESRITLMFTDRQKVCDVNESSSVGVLMSNLIRGELLPSALIWITSRPAAANQIPSEYINRVTEIQGFNEHQKEEYFRKRIRDEHQASRIISHIRRSRSLHIMCHIPVFCWISATVLQNLLKQDSSAEIPQTLTEMYIHFLLTQINMRNQKYDRRKPKKLLKSNRDVILKLAELAFKQLMKGNVMFYEEDLIESGIDVTDAAVYSGICTEIFREESVIHQRKVYCFIHLSFQEFLAAFFVFYSHLLRNKESLRLFLYEGYKWKKSLYDLLKAAVDKSLQSINGNLDLFLRFLLGVSLESNQRLLQDLLTETDTNISETIKRVTQYIKDKIKGDVRLSANRCINLFLCLLEMKDQTLFREIQEFVKSGNHSVNRLSPGHCSTIAYLLQISEEVLDEFDLKKYNTSCEGRRRLIPAVLNCRKALLAGCNLSDQHCKSLSSCLQSSNSSLRDLDLSNNDLRDSGVRLLSVGLKSSHCQLNILRLSICNLTGQCCESLSSSLQSSNSLRELDLSNNDLQDSGVKLLSVGLKSSHCQLLLRLAGCNLTGQCCRSLSSSLQSSNSLRELDLSHNDLQDSGVKLLSNGLKSSHCQLNILRLSGCMVTEEGCCFLASALSSNPSHLRELDLSYNHPGQSLVKLLSDPNYRLDKLNVDRGGEIRITAGLKKYACDLILDLNTANTHLSLSERNRKVSHVEEKQPYPDHPMRFDECLQVLCSESLTGRCYWEAEMSGMVYISVASKGIRRNGKSNECVFGSNENSWTLKCFNNRFTVSHNKTTIIYDSSCSKRVGVYLDWSAGHLSFYSVSDTHTLTRLHAFKTTFTKPLYAGFGVESGSSVFLLPLFPPA
- the LOC131523561 gene encoding NLR family CARD domain-containing protein 3-like isoform X3, whose product is MTLYEKKEEDEDIHTHKSASAELGCVSMKSDASAGIRPNLSDGAETSDSDSTAPKMGLCEKIEEEDVHTHKTASPEPSCVSMKSDVSMGIPPDLSDGAETSDPHTACKINLSEQRKEFSARKRKAASPEARCVSMKKCRSMHHLPEVSGGALTSDPELKRDDMIRSVMRRQTLIRQRVKDQHKSSMKRRYESLFEGIKPEGNQTLLNRIYTQLYIIEGESEGVNEEHEVLQMEKRPRTPDTPIYCNDIFKPIHEPGPEEQRKQKKDQIKSVLTKGIAGIGKTVSVQKFILDWTEGKANQDVDFMFVLPFRELNLIKDHQYSLHRLLLDFHPELQDLDSKIYEECKVVFIFDGLDESRITLMFTDRQKVCDVNESSSVGVLMSNLIRGELLPSALIWITSRPAAANQIPSEYINRVTEIQGFNEHQKEEYFRKRIRDEHQASRIISHIRRSRSLHIMCHIPVFCWISATVLQNLLKQDSSAEIPQTLTEMYIHFLLTQINMRNQKYDRRKPKKLLKSNRDVILKLAELAFKQLMKGNVMFYEEDLIESGIDVTDAAVYSGICTEIFREESVIHQRKVYCFIHLSFQEFLAAFFVFYSHLLRNKESLRLFLYEGYKWKKSLYDLLKAAVDKSLQSINGNLDLFLRFLLGVSLESNQRLLQDLLTETDTNISETIKRVTQYIKDKIKGDVRLSANRCINLFLCLLEMKDQTLFREIQEFVKSGNHSVNRLSPGHCSTIAYLLQISEEVLDEFDLKKYNTSCEGRRRLIPAVLNCRKALLAGCNLSDQHCKSLSSCLQSSNSSLRDLDLSNNDLRDSGVRLLSVGLKSSHCQLNILRLSICNLTGQCCESLSSSLQSSNSLRELDLSNNDLQDSGVKLLSVGLKSSHCQLLLRLAGCNLTGQCCRSLSSSLQSSNSLRELDLSHNDLQDSGVKLLSNGLKSSHCQLNILSSEFKPLTPERARSELQSPRTIISQAAL